The following coding sequences lie in one Candidatus Eisenbacteria bacterium genomic window:
- a CDS encoding carboxypeptidase regulatory-like domain-containing protein yields MKPPPGRSARIRVILACLFLLLAQDVRAAIDAATVSGRVSDKDGVGILWANVLILGAQLGALSDSTGQFTFPRVPEGTYTMRVHAIGYQSIERPNVRVKAYGTTKVNFSMSPKYPTRARPLKNWGDPVRAGPGSAGALNARVIWAQGDRVYLASHDSLWLGSGAGLRFHDNGREVATAEVTAVHNAILIAARITSGSLKSVRRLDRMKVTSERDIVKPMPALRVGYPSHRRIHPLFECSQMQLNVNSYRADTLGELSYRLVRDSTWVPPRPEPDTLHIRLFDDVADEEIALERGDLD; encoded by the coding sequence CGCAAGACGTGAGGGCAGCGATTGATGCCGCAACGGTTTCTGGCAGAGTTTCCGACAAGGACGGGGTCGGAATCCTGTGGGCAAATGTTCTGATCCTGGGCGCCCAGCTGGGTGCGCTAAGCGATTCGACTGGCCAATTCACTTTTCCCAGAGTTCCTGAGGGGACGTACACGATGAGGGTCCATGCCATTGGCTACCAGTCAATAGAACGGCCCAATGTGCGTGTGAAGGCCTATGGCACGACGAAGGTGAACTTTTCGATGAGTCCGAAGTACCCGACGCGGGCGCGTCCGCTCAAGAATTGGGGCGACCCCGTCAGGGCCGGGCCAGGCAGCGCAGGCGCTCTCAACGCGCGCGTCATTTGGGCCCAAGGCGATCGCGTCTACCTAGCTTCCCACGATTCCCTGTGGCTCGGTTCCGGGGCCGGCCTGCGATTTCACGACAACGGCAGGGAGGTCGCCACTGCGGAAGTGACAGCCGTGCACAACGCGATCCTGATTGCGGCACGGATTACCTCCGGGTCCCTGAAGAGTGTAAGGCGCCTCGATCGGATGAAGGTGACGTCCGAACGGGACATCGTGAAGCCCATGCCGGCGCTCCGGGTGGGCTACCCATCGCATAGAAGGATCCATCCATTGTTCGAGTGCTCACAAATGCAGCTCAACGTTAATAGCTACCGGGCGGATACCCTCGGGGAACTCTCGTATAGGCTGGTGCGGGACTCGACTTGGGTGCCGCCACGGCCAGAACCCGACACGCTTCACATCCGGCTGTTCGACGACGTAGCCGACGAGGAGATAGCGCTCGAGCGTGGTGACCTCGACTAG